From a region of the Entelurus aequoreus isolate RoL-2023_Sb linkage group LG27, RoL_Eaeq_v1.1, whole genome shotgun sequence genome:
- the LOC133644518 gene encoding uncharacterized protein LOC133644518 isoform X2, producing MSLAKENAALRETVKSLTDGVTQLNRDNRSMKETMLDLQARSMRDNLVFAGIPEKTEEDPEETIKSFMEHQLKLPADTIRNITFHRVHRLGAKKPENRRPRPIIAKLEHFKQKERVRNQGRELKGSNFSINDQFPKEILDRRRHLFPLRKKFITEGRRAVIAVDKLFLNGQLYRDPEATPWLYY from the coding sequence ATGTCTCTCGCCAAGGAGAACGCCGCTCTTCGTGAGACTGTTAAATCCCTCACCGACGGAGTGACGCAACTCAACCGGGACAACAGGAGCATGAAGGAGACGATGCTAGACCTCCAGGCGAGAAGCATGAGGGACAATCTGGTCTTCGCGGGGATACCGGAAAAGACCGAGGAAGATCCAGAGGAAACCATCAAGTCCTTCATGGAACATCAGCTCAAGCTCCCAGCAGACACCATCAGGAACATCACCTTCCATCGCGTCCACCGGCTTGGAGCCAAAAAGCCGGAGAACAGGAGGCCGAGACCCATCATAGCCAAATTGGAACACTTCAAGCAGAAGGAGCGAGTGAGGAACCAGGGTAGAGAGCTGAAAGGATCCAACTTCAGCATCAACGACCAGTTTCCTAAGGAAATTCTCGACCGGCGACGCCATTTGTTTCCGCTTCGCAAGAAGTTTATCACCGAAGGACGCCGTGCAGTCATCGCGGTGGATAAACTTTTCCTCAACGGCCAACTTTACCGTGATCCGGAAGCCACGCCGTGGCTGTATTATTAG